A genome region from Pseudomonas anguilliseptica includes the following:
- the fmt gene encoding methionyl-tRNA formyltransferase: MSESLRIVFAGTPEFAAEHLKALLDTPHQIIAVYSQPDRPAGRGQKLTPSPVKQLALQHNIPVYQPQTLRDHAAQAELAALKPDLMVVVAYGLILPQVVLDTPRLGCINSHASLLPRWRGAAPIQRAVEAGDAESGVTVMQMEAGLDTGPMLLKVSTPISAEDTGGSLHDRLASLGPQAVIQAISGLAASNLVGEVQDDSLATYAHKLNKDEARLDWNRPAIELEHLVRAFHPWPICHSTLSGEAIKVHAATLGEGQGQPGTILAADKSGLTVACGVGALRLTRLQLPGGKALNFSDLYNSRREQFAPGLVLGQ; the protein is encoded by the coding sequence ATGTCTGAGTCTTTGCGTATTGTCTTTGCCGGCACCCCGGAATTCGCCGCCGAACACCTCAAGGCCTTGCTCGACACGCCCCACCAGATCATTGCCGTGTACAGCCAGCCGGATCGGCCGGCCGGTCGTGGGCAGAAACTCACACCCAGCCCGGTCAAGCAGCTCGCTCTGCAGCACAACATCCCGGTGTACCAGCCGCAAACCCTGCGTGATCACGCTGCGCAAGCCGAGTTGGCGGCGCTCAAGCCCGACCTGATGGTGGTGGTGGCTTACGGCCTGATCCTGCCGCAAGTGGTGCTGGATACACCGCGCCTGGGGTGCATCAACAGTCACGCCTCGCTACTGCCACGCTGGCGTGGTGCTGCGCCGATTCAGCGCGCAGTCGAGGCCGGCGATGCCGAGTCCGGCGTCACCGTAATGCAGATGGAAGCCGGCCTGGATACCGGGCCGATGCTGCTCAAGGTCAGCACGCCCATTTCTGCCGAAGATACTGGCGGCAGCCTGCACGACCGCCTCGCCAGCCTCGGCCCACAGGCGGTGATTCAAGCAATCAGCGGCCTGGCAGCCAGCAATCTGGTTGGTGAAGTACAAGACGACAGCCTGGCGACCTATGCACACAAGCTGAACAAAGATGAAGCGCGCCTGGACTGGAACCGCCCGGCCATTGAGCTGGAGCATCTAGTACGCGCCTTTCACCCCTGGCCGATCTGCCATAGCACGCTAAGTGGCGAAGCCATCAAGGTGCACGCCGCTACTTTGGGTGAAGGGCAAGGCCAACCCGGCACTATTCTCGCTGCCGATAAATCTGGCCTGACCGTGGCCTGTGGCGTAGGCGCATTGCGTCTGACCCGCCTGCAGCTGCCCGGCGGCAAAGCACTGAACTTCAGTGATCTGTACAACAGCCGCCGCGAGCAGTTCGCTCCTGGCCTGGTGCTCGGTCAATGA
- the def gene encoding peptide deformylase has translation MAILNILEFPDPRLRTIAKPVDVVDDALRQLIDDMFETMYDAPGIGLAATQVNVHKRLVVMDLSEDKSEPRVFINPEFEPLTDEMDQYQEGCLSVPGFYENVDRPQKVKIKALDRDGQPYELIAEGLLAVCIQHECDHLNGKLFVDYLSNLKRDRIKKKLEKQHRQQA, from the coding sequence ATGGCGATCCTGAATATCCTCGAATTTCCCGATCCGCGCCTGCGCACCATCGCCAAGCCGGTGGACGTGGTCGATGACGCCTTGCGTCAGCTGATCGATGACATGTTTGAAACCATGTACGACGCCCCGGGCATAGGCCTGGCCGCGACGCAGGTTAACGTGCACAAGCGCCTGGTGGTTATGGACCTGTCCGAAGACAAGTCCGAGCCACGGGTGTTTATCAACCCCGAGTTCGAGCCGCTGACCGATGAAATGGACCAGTACCAGGAGGGCTGCCTCTCGGTGCCTGGCTTCTATGAAAACGTCGACCGCCCGCAGAAGGTCAAGATCAAGGCGCTGGACCGCGATGGTCAGCCCTATGAGCTGATCGCCGAAGGCCTGCTGGCCGTGTGCATCCAGCACGAATGCGACCACCTTAACGGCAAGCTGTTTGTTGATTACCTGTCTAATCTCAAACGCGACCGGATCAAGAAGAAGCTGGAAAAGCAGCACCGCCAGCAGGCTTGA
- a CDS encoding LysM peptidoglycan-binding domain-containing protein, with the protein MRKSLLALLLLAASGLAQAEVQLKDGHPDRYTVVKGDTLWDISGKFLSQPWKWPEIWHANPQVENPHLIYPGDQLSLVYIDGQPRLMLNRGESRGTIKLSPQVRRTPMAEAIPAIPLEAINSFLLSNRIVDTPEQFQGAPYIVAGNAERVVSGAGDRVYARGAFDESAPAYGIFRQGKTYTDPETKEFLGINADDIGSGEIVAEEGDVGTMLLSRSTQEVRLGDRLFATEERAINSTFMPSEPAGEVNGVILDVPRGVTQIGQFDVVTINKGARDGLTEGNVLAIYKTGETVRDRVTGESVKIPDERSGLLMVFRTYDKLSYGLVLGASRSLAIMDKVRNP; encoded by the coding sequence ATGAGGAAATCACTACTCGCCCTGCTGCTGCTTGCGGCAAGTGGCTTGGCCCAGGCCGAAGTGCAACTTAAGGACGGTCACCCAGACCGTTATACCGTGGTCAAGGGCGATACCCTCTGGGATATCTCCGGTAAATTTCTCAGCCAGCCGTGGAAGTGGCCAGAAATCTGGCACGCCAACCCACAGGTGGAAAACCCCCATCTGATCTATCCGGGCGACCAGCTTAGCTTGGTATATATCGATGGTCAGCCACGTCTGATGCTTAATCGTGGTGAGTCGCGCGGCACCATCAAACTGTCACCGCAGGTGCGTAGAACGCCGATGGCCGAAGCCATTCCGGCGATTCCCCTGGAGGCGATCAACAGCTTCCTGCTGAGTAACCGCATCGTTGACACCCCAGAACAGTTCCAGGGCGCACCCTATATCGTTGCCGGCAACGCCGAGCGCGTTGTTAGTGGTGCCGGTGATCGTGTGTATGCCCGTGGTGCCTTTGATGAGTCGGCGCCGGCTTACGGCATCTTCCGTCAGGGCAAAACCTACACAGACCCTGAGACCAAGGAGTTCCTCGGAATCAACGCCGACGACATCGGCTCGGGTGAGATCGTGGCCGAGGAAGGCGATGTCGGCACTATGCTGCTCAGCCGCTCGACTCAGGAAGTTCGCCTTGGCGACCGTCTGTTTGCTACTGAAGAGCGTGCGATCAACTCGACCTTTATGCCGAGTGAGCCGGCTGGCGAGGTCAATGGTGTGATCCTCGATGTGCCGCGTGGTGTGACCCAGATCGGTCAGTTCGATGTGGTCACCATCAACAAGGGCGCCCGCGACGGTCTGACTGAAGGCAACGTGCTGGCGATCTACAAAACCGGTGAAACCGTACGTGATCGGGTAACCGGTGAGTCGGTGAAGATTCCGGACGAGCGTTCGGGCCTGCTGATGGTGTTCCGCACCTACGACAAGCTCAGCTATGGTCTGGTGTTGGGGGCGTCCCGCTCGCTGGCGATCATGGATAAAGTGCGTAACCCGTAA
- the dprA gene encoding DNA-processing protein DprA yields MSQLSAISPAISPAELEARLRLHCLPELGPRRFRKLLSAFDSASAALSAPASAWRSLGLPQVCSEARRSAEVRERAAQSLVWLETDMHHLLMWDEAIYPGLLAELVDAPPLLFVAGDPTLLEQPQLAMVGSRRASRPGLDTAQSFARSLAGGGFVITSGLALGIDGAAHQGALDAGGKTVAVLGTGLQCLYPARHKKLAADIVARGGALVSELPLDCPPQASNFPRRNRIISGLSVGVLVVEASPSSGSLITARLVAEQGREVYAIPGSIHHPGARGCHQLIREGATLVECIEDILQALRGWQAQPPVSAALKPEPPSHPLLALLHAAPHSSEALVVASGWPLAEVLAALTELELDGRVACESGCWVGRVL; encoded by the coding sequence ATGTCGCAACTTTCCGCTATTTCCCCTGCTATCTCTCCCGCTGAACTGGAAGCGCGTCTGCGCTTGCACTGCTTGCCGGAGTTGGGCCCCCGGCGCTTTCGCAAACTCCTCAGTGCCTTCGACAGTGCATCTGCCGCACTCAGTGCGCCGGCCAGTGCCTGGCGTTCCCTGGGTTTGCCACAGGTGTGCAGCGAGGCGCGGCGTAGTGCCGAGGTGCGTGAGCGCGCCGCGCAAAGCCTGGTCTGGCTGGAGACCGATATGCATCACCTGCTGATGTGGGATGAGGCGATTTATCCAGGGTTGTTGGCCGAGTTGGTGGATGCACCGCCGTTGCTGTTTGTTGCAGGTGACCCGACTTTGCTGGAGCAGCCGCAACTGGCCATGGTCGGTAGCCGGCGCGCATCGCGGCCAGGGTTGGATACGGCGCAGAGCTTTGCACGTAGTTTGGCCGGCGGCGGCTTTGTGATTACCAGCGGCCTGGCCCTGGGCATCGATGGCGCGGCCCATCAGGGCGCACTGGATGCCGGCGGCAAGACGGTGGCGGTGCTTGGTACCGGTTTGCAGTGCCTGTATCCGGCGCGGCACAAGAAACTCGCTGCGGATATCGTTGCCCGTGGTGGCGCGCTGGTGTCCGAGTTGCCGCTGGATTGTCCGCCTCAGGCGAGCAATTTTCCGCGGCGCAACAGAATCATCAGTGGCCTTTCCGTTGGCGTGCTGGTGGTGGAAGCCAGCCCTTCCAGCGGTTCGCTGATCACTGCACGTTTGGTCGCCGAACAGGGCCGCGAGGTGTATGCGATCCCCGGCTCAATCCACCATCCCGGCGCCCGTGGCTGCCATCAGTTGATCCGCGAAGGGGCGACGCTGGTGGAATGCATCGAGGATATTCTGCAGGCCTTGCGCGGCTGGCAGGCGCAGCCACCCGTTAGCGCCGCGCTCAAGCCAGAGCCTCCCAGTCACCCATTGCTGGCCCTGTTGCATGCCGCGCCGCATAGCAGCGAAGCGTTGGTGGTCGCCAGTGGCTGGCCTTTGGCCGAGGTGCTGGCGGCGCTGACCGAACTGGAACTGGACGGTCGCGTAGCCTGTGAAAGTGGCTGCTGGGTGGGCCGCGTGCTTTAG
- a CDS encoding L-threonylcarbamoyladenylate synthase, translating to MVSNWQIQQAARVVRNGGVIAYPTEAVWGLGCDPWNDEAVERLLALKDRPVHKGLILVAADIEQFDFLLDALPEIWLARLAGSWPGPNTWLVPHQNRLPVWISGQHSSVALRVSDHPQVCALCRLTGPLVSTSANPAGRPSARSRLRVEQYFPGQLDAVLGGALGGRKNPSLIRDLISGDVVRAS from the coding sequence ATGGTCAGCAACTGGCAGATACAGCAAGCCGCACGGGTGGTGCGCAATGGCGGTGTGATTGCCTATCCGACTGAAGCGGTATGGGGGCTGGGTTGTGATCCCTGGAATGACGAGGCGGTGGAGCGCTTGCTGGCGCTGAAGGATCGGCCGGTGCACAAGGGGCTGATTCTGGTCGCCGCCGATATTGAGCAGTTCGACTTTCTTCTCGATGCCCTGCCGGAAATCTGGCTGGCGCGTTTGGCCGGTAGTTGGCCGGGCCCCAATACCTGGCTGGTGCCACATCAGAACCGTCTGCCAGTGTGGATCAGCGGTCAGCACAGCAGCGTGGCCTTGCGCGTCAGTGATCATCCGCAGGTGTGTGCGCTGTGTCGCCTGACCGGGCCGCTGGTGTCGACCTCGGCCAATCCGGCTGGCCGTCCGTCTGCGCGTTCGCGTTTGCGGGTCGAACAGTACTTCCCCGGCCAGTTGGATGCGGTGCTGGGTGGAGCTTTGGGCGGCCGCAAGAACCCCAGCCTGATTCGCGATCTGATCAGCGGTGATGTGGTCAGGGCGTCCTGA
- a CDS encoding NADPH:quinone reductase — MTMRIQFSRHGGPDVLEYTDYNPAVPGPNEVRVQNQAIGLNFIDTYFRSGLYAPPALPSSLGTEGAGIVEAVGSAVNDFQVGDRVAYATGPLGAYSELHVLPAEKLVKLPDAISFEQAAAVMLKGLTVQYLLRQTFPLQGGETILFHAAAGGVGSFACQWARALGVKLIGTLSSAEKAARAKKQGAWATIDYSHENVAQRVLELTDGKKCPVVYDGVGKDTWETSLDCIAPRGLLVSFGNASGAVTGVNLGILAQKGSLFVTRPTLAGYADTPSRLQSMADELFAMVASGKLQVEISNRYALKDAALAQTALSARQTTGSSILLP, encoded by the coding sequence ATGACCATGCGTATCCAATTCAGCCGCCACGGCGGCCCGGACGTCCTTGAATACACCGACTACAACCCCGCCGTACCAGGCCCGAATGAAGTGCGGGTGCAGAACCAGGCGATTGGCCTGAATTTTATCGACACCTATTTCCGCAGTGGCCTGTATGCACCACCGGCGCTGCCGTCCAGCCTGGGCACCGAGGGTGCAGGGATCGTCGAGGCGGTGGGCTCTGCTGTGAACGACTTTCAAGTGGGCGACCGCGTGGCCTATGCCACCGGGCCGCTGGGCGCCTACAGCGAGCTGCACGTACTGCCGGCCGAGAAGCTGGTCAAGCTGCCGGATGCAATCAGCTTCGAGCAGGCCGCCGCAGTGATGCTCAAGGGGCTGACGGTGCAGTACCTACTGCGCCAAACGTTCCCGCTGCAAGGTGGCGAAACCATCCTGTTTCATGCCGCTGCCGGCGGGGTTGGCTCCTTCGCCTGCCAGTGGGCCAGGGCACTTGGGGTCAAGTTGATTGGCACCCTAAGCTCCGCCGAAAAAGCTGCACGGGCCAAAAAGCAGGGCGCCTGGGCGACCATCGACTACAGCCATGAGAACGTCGCCCAGCGCGTGCTGGAACTGACCGATGGCAAGAAATGCCCGGTGGTCTACGACGGCGTCGGCAAAGACACTTGGGAAACCTCGCTGGACTGCATAGCACCGCGCGGCCTGCTGGTCAGCTTCGGCAATGCGTCGGGCGCGGTCACCGGCGTCAACCTGGGCATCCTCGCGCAGAAGGGCTCACTGTTTGTCACCCGCCCGACCCTGGCCGGCTACGCCGATACGCCTTCCCGGCTGCAAAGCATGGCGGACGAACTGTTCGCCATGGTCGCCAGCGGCAAGCTGCAGGTGGAGATCAGCAACCGCTATGCGCTCAAGGACGCCGCGCTGGCACAAACGGCCCTGAGCGCGCGGCAGACCACCGGTTCGAGCATCCTGCTGCCCTAG
- the hemF gene encoding oxygen-dependent coproporphyrinogen oxidase, whose amino-acid sequence MSDRTEAVKAYLLDLQDRICSALQTEDGGAEFFEDAWQRPAGGGGRTRVMENGALIEKGGVNFSHVFGDSLPPSASAHRPELAGRGFEALGVSLVIHPENPYVPTSHANVRFFSAEKAGEEPVWWFGGGFDLTPYYGNEEDCRHWHQVACDACAPFGAEVYPKFKEWCDRYFHLKHRGEPRGIGGLFFDDLNQWDFDTSFAFMRAIGDAYLAAYLPIVQRRKLTPYGEREREFQAFRRGRYVEFNLVFDRGTLFGLQSGGRTESILMSLPPHVRWGYDWKPEPGSEEARLTEYFLTDRDWLANLP is encoded by the coding sequence GTGAGTGACCGTACTGAGGCTGTCAAAGCCTACCTGCTGGATCTGCAAGACCGTATCTGCTCTGCCCTGCAAACCGAAGATGGCGGTGCCGAATTCTTCGAGGATGCCTGGCAGCGTCCGGCCGGTGGTGGCGGGCGCACGCGAGTGATGGAGAACGGTGCGCTGATCGAAAAGGGCGGGGTGAACTTCTCCCACGTGTTCGGCGATAGCCTGCCGCCCTCAGCCAGTGCACATCGGCCGGAGCTGGCCGGGCGTGGTTTCGAGGCCCTTGGCGTGTCGCTGGTGATCCATCCGGAAAACCCCTATGTGCCGACCTCCCACGCCAACGTGCGCTTCTTCAGCGCCGAGAAAGCCGGTGAAGAGCCGGTCTGGTGGTTCGGCGGCGGCTTCGACCTGACGCCCTACTACGGCAATGAAGAAGATTGCCGGCACTGGCATCAGGTCGCCTGTGACGCCTGCGCGCCCTTCGGTGCCGAGGTTTATCCGAAGTTCAAGGAGTGGTGTGATCGCTACTTCCACCTCAAGCACCGCGGCGAGCCGCGCGGCATTGGTGGGTTGTTCTTCGATGACCTCAACCAGTGGGATTTCGATACCAGCTTCGCCTTTATGCGCGCCATCGGCGATGCCTATCTTGCGGCCTATCTGCCTATCGTCCAGCGGCGCAAGCTGACCCCCTATGGCGAGCGCGAGCGCGAGTTCCAGGCCTTCCGCCGGGGCCGCTATGTCGAGTTCAACCTAGTGTTTGACCGTGGCACCCTGTTCGGCCTGCAGTCCGGTGGGCGTACCGAGTCGATCCTGATGTCGCTGCCACCGCACGTACGCTGGGGCTACGACTGGAAGCCGGAGCCGGGCAGCGAAGAGGCGCGTCTGACCGAGTACTTCCTGACCGACCGTGATTGGCTTGCAAATTTACCTTGA
- the aroE gene encoding shikimate dehydrogenase, whose translation MDRYGVFGNPIGHSKSPLIHRLFAEQTGEQLSYETLLAPLDDFPGFARVFFAEGLGANVTVPFKEQAFALADSLSDRARRAGAVNTLKKLADGSLLGDNTDGAGLVRDLTVNAGVTLKGKRILLLGAGGAVRGVLEPLLAEQPAALVVANRTVEKAEQLAREFADLGPVVASGYDWIDAPVDLMINGTSASLAGELPPIAPSLIQPGHTLCYDMMYGKQLTAFNRWASEHGAARTLDGLGMLVEQAAEAFALWRGVRPASAPVLAELRRLLAEG comes from the coding sequence ATGGACCGCTACGGCGTATTCGGCAACCCCATCGGCCACAGCAAGTCGCCGCTGATTCATCGGCTGTTTGCCGAGCAGACCGGCGAGCAGCTGAGCTATGAAACCCTGCTCGCGCCGCTGGACGACTTCCCCGGCTTCGCCCGCGTGTTCTTTGCCGAAGGGTTGGGGGCGAATGTCACGGTGCCGTTCAAGGAGCAGGCGTTTGCCCTGGCTGACAGTCTGAGTGATCGGGCCCGCCGTGCCGGTGCGGTCAATACCCTGAAGAAGCTCGCTGACGGCAGCTTGCTTGGCGACAACACCGACGGCGCCGGTCTGGTGCGTGATCTGACTGTGAATGCCGGGGTAACCCTCAAGGGCAAACGCATTCTCCTGCTCGGCGCCGGCGGTGCCGTGCGCGGTGTGCTGGAGCCGTTGCTGGCCGAGCAGCCGGCGGCGCTGGTGGTTGCCAACCGCACGGTGGAGAAGGCCGAGCAGCTGGCCCGCGAATTTGCCGACCTGGGCCCGGTGGTGGCCAGCGGCTATGACTGGATCGACGCGCCGGTGGACCTGATGATCAACGGCACCTCGGCCAGCCTGGCCGGCGAGTTGCCGCCGATTGCCCCCAGTCTGATCCAGCCGGGGCATACCCTGTGCTACGACATGATGTACGGCAAGCAGCTGACCGCCTTTAACCGTTGGGCCAGTGAACACGGCGCAGCACGCACTTTGGATGGCCTGGGCATGCTGGTCGAACAGGCCGCCGAAGCCTTTGCCCTGTGGCGCGGTGTGCGTCCAGCCAGCGCCCCGGTGTTGGCCGAACTGCGCCGCCTGTTGGCCGAGGGTTGA
- a CDS encoding class I SAM-dependent methyltransferase has translation MGLSADELAQISALTLRHYQDCAEDFREGTRDHDVSQNIAALLAHIQATAPYQILDFGCGPGRDLRTFSAMGHSAVGLDGCARFVEMARADSGCEAWQQDFLALDLPPERFDGVFANASLFHIPRQELPRVLKQLHASLKPGGVLFSSNPRGDNQEGWNGERYGAYHDLANWRVLLNAAGFSELQHYYRPAGLPREQQPWLASVWRRL, from the coding sequence GTGGGATTGAGCGCTGACGAATTGGCGCAGATCAGCGCGCTGACCCTGCGCCATTATCAGGACTGCGCCGAAGACTTTCGTGAGGGCACCCGCGATCACGATGTCAGCCAGAATATCGCCGCCCTGCTCGCGCATATTCAGGCCACTGCGCCCTACCAGATTCTCGATTTCGGCTGCGGCCCGGGACGCGACCTGCGCACCTTTAGCGCCATGGGCCACAGCGCCGTCGGTTTGGATGGCTGCGCGCGCTTTGTCGAAATGGCCCGTGCCGACAGTGGCTGCGAAGCCTGGCAGCAGGATTTTCTCGCCCTCGATCTGCCGCCTGAACGCTTCGATGGGGTGTTCGCCAATGCCTCGCTGTTTCATATTCCCCGCCAGGAACTGCCACGGGTGTTGAAGCAGCTGCATGCCAGCCTTAAACCCGGCGGCGTACTGTTTAGCTCTAACCCCCGTGGTGACAACCAGGAAGGTTGGAATGGCGAGCGCTACGGCGCCTATCACGACCTGGCCAACTGGCGCGTGCTGCTCAACGCCGCCGGCTTTAGCGAACTGCAGCATTACTACCGCCCGGCGGGCTTGCCGCGTGAACAGCAGCCCTGGCTGGCCAGTGTCTGGCGCAGGCTCTGA